In Alkalihalobacillus sp. TS-13, the following are encoded in one genomic region:
- a CDS encoding ComZ family protein: MNQERNMKFMQIAMTHLPEAKQMMEDKGMQLSMEDIQPLLNMLMNVMNDAYELGRTEAVSEDD, encoded by the coding sequence ATGAATCAAGAAAGAAATATGAAGTTCATGCAAATTGCGATGACACATTTACCTGAAGCGAAACAGATGATGGAAGATAAAGGTATGCAATTATCAATGGAAGACATCCAACCTTTACTCAACATGCTGATGAATGTGATGAATGACGCGTATGAGCTAGGAAGAACAGAAGCCGTATCCGAGGACGATTAA
- a CDS encoding beta-ketoacyl-ACP synthase III, which yields MNAGVIGIGRYVPERVMTNADLEKIVDTSDEWIRTRTGIQERRIADNDMDTSHMAERAGNEALADAGLDAADIDLILVATVTGDYGFPSVACLIQERLGAHNAVAMDISAACAGFIYGMITAKQYIDTDTYKNVLVIGVEKLSKITDWEDRNTAVLFGDGAGAAVIAPVSDGKGILSFDMGSDGSGAKHLFQNGDHLYMNGREVFKFAVRQMPESSMKVVQKAGLQKEDVDFLIPHQANIRIMEAARERLGLPQEKMASTVAKFGNTSSSSIPIALVEARESGKIKDGDVLVLVGFGGGLTWGAVALRWGK from the coding sequence ATGAATGCAGGCGTAATCGGAATTGGCAGATATGTCCCGGAACGTGTGATGACCAATGCAGACCTTGAAAAGATCGTCGATACATCTGATGAATGGATCCGTACAAGAACTGGAATCCAAGAAAGAAGAATAGCAGATAATGATATGGATACATCCCATATGGCAGAAAGAGCTGGAAATGAAGCGTTGGCAGATGCAGGCCTGGACGCAGCTGATATTGATTTGATTCTAGTCGCTACAGTGACTGGTGATTATGGATTCCCTTCCGTAGCTTGTCTAATCCAAGAAAGGCTTGGAGCACATAATGCAGTAGCTATGGATATAAGTGCAGCATGTGCGGGGTTCATTTATGGTATGATAACGGCAAAGCAATATATTGATACTGATACTTATAAAAACGTGCTCGTCATCGGGGTTGAAAAGTTATCAAAAATCACGGATTGGGAAGATCGGAATACCGCTGTCTTATTTGGGGATGGAGCAGGTGCAGCAGTCATCGCACCCGTGTCTGATGGGAAGGGTATTTTATCGTTCGATATGGGCTCTGATGGTTCAGGGGCAAAGCATCTATTCCAAAACGGTGACCATTTATACATGAACGGACGTGAGGTATTCAAGTTCGCTGTCAGACAAATGCCTGAATCCTCCATGAAGGTCGTTCAAAAAGCAGGACTACAAAAAGAGGACGTAGACTTTTTGATCCCACATCAAGCAAATATCCGCATTATGGAGGCTGCACGGGAACGCCTTGGTTTACCTCAGGAAAAAATGGCCTCCACTGTCGCAAAGTTTGGAAACACATCCTCCTCTTCAATTCCAATTGCCTTGGTCGAAGCTAGGGAATCAGGTAAGATAAAAGATGGAGATGTACTTGTACTCGTAGGTTTTGGCGGAGGATTGACCTGGGGTGCAGTCGCGTTAAGATGGGGAAAATAG
- the fabF gene encoding beta-ketoacyl-ACP synthase II, with the protein MNKRVVITGLGTVSPLGNNTETTWTNIINGKSGIGELTRRDKDQFPAKVAGEATEFDPAQFMDKKDVRKMDRFTQFAIAATQMAVKDADLTIADDNADRVGVWIGSGIGGMETYEQQFQVFMEKGQRRVSPFFVPMMIPDMASGQVSIMLGAKGINSCTVTACASGANSIGDAFKAIQRGDADVMITGGTEAPITNMALAGFSSAKALSFNTDPSSASRPFDANRDGFVMGEGAGILVLESLESAQKRGARIYAEIVGYGSTGDAYHITAPAPGGEGGVRAMNIALKDAGMSPSEVDYLNAHGTSTDFNDKYETMAIKSVFGDHAQKLAISSTKSMTGHLLGAAGGLEAVLSIKSIENNIMPPTINYETPDPECDLDYIPNEARKAEVNTVMSNSLGFGGHNVALLFKRYTD; encoded by the coding sequence ATGAATAAACGAGTTGTCATTACAGGACTGGGTACAGTCTCTCCACTCGGAAATAATACAGAGACGACTTGGACGAACATTATCAATGGAAAATCAGGAATCGGTGAACTGACAAGAAGAGACAAGGATCAATTCCCTGCAAAAGTAGCTGGGGAAGCGACTGAGTTCGACCCTGCACAATTCATGGATAAAAAAGATGTACGCAAGATGGACCGCTTTACTCAATTTGCAATTGCAGCTACACAGATGGCTGTGAAAGATGCTGACTTAACCATCGCAGATGATAATGCAGATCGAGTAGGTGTATGGATCGGTTCTGGAATCGGCGGGATGGAAACGTATGAACAGCAATTCCAGGTTTTCATGGAAAAAGGGCAACGGCGTGTCAGTCCTTTCTTCGTACCGATGATGATCCCGGATATGGCCTCAGGTCAGGTATCGATCATGCTCGGTGCAAAAGGAATCAATTCATGTACGGTTACGGCTTGTGCATCGGGAGCGAATTCAATCGGAGATGCGTTTAAAGCGATTCAACGCGGTGATGCTGATGTAATGATCACCGGTGGGACGGAAGCGCCGATCACAAACATGGCCTTGGCCGGATTCTCATCGGCTAAAGCTTTATCTTTCAATACCGATCCTTCCTCTGCAAGCCGTCCGTTTGATGCAAATCGTGATGGTTTCGTCATGGGTGAAGGGGCTGGAATACTTGTACTTGAATCGTTGGAATCAGCTCAAAAACGCGGAGCTAGAATTTATGCAGAGATTGTAGGGTATGGTTCAACTGGTGATGCCTATCATATTACTGCTCCAGCTCCAGGAGGAGAAGGCGGCGTACGTGCGATGAACATCGCTTTGAAGGATGCAGGGATGTCTCCTAGTGAAGTCGATTATTTGAACGCCCATGGTACAAGCACTGATTTTAATGATAAATATGAAACAATGGCGATTAAATCAGTATTCGGTGATCACGCGCAAAAGCTTGCGATCAGTTCAACGAAATCAATGACAGGACATTTGTTAGGTGCTGCAGGCGGGTTGGAAGCAGTGCTTTCAATCAAATCGATTGAAAACAATATCATGCCACCGACCATCAATTACGAAACTCCTGATCCTGAATGTGATTTGGATTATATACCGAATGAAGCAAGAAAAGCAGAAGTCAATACAGTCATGAGTAACTCCTTAGGTTTTGGAGGCCATAACGTAGCGCTATTATTCAAACGATATACGGATTAA
- a CDS encoding YjbA family protein, whose amino-acid sequence MLYLRDVWVNWFEGEENGYNVCEFHEWRKEDFIELLDQVPIIKMESPLLNYIENDLSELPEELLREVKNKSYIRKNNQREQIEYCMIATDGKKCLVVDTMGYKIPIRKSRMIPRQEQLVYEMAEELDPKKYTFDSTNEQKKEYHILSPDPKDMKGLTRRERQLKQLLFMALDQMYTSGNTAEARYWYTEWIPEKYTDIQMMSFDEAWRALYNEVCQGWTSKHQSICERLIKGQPYFEKIWELEKGTHVNQQRS is encoded by the coding sequence ATGTTGTACTTAAGAGACGTTTGGGTAAACTGGTTCGAAGGCGAAGAGAACGGTTATAATGTTTGTGAATTCCATGAATGGAGGAAGGAAGACTTCATCGAACTTCTCGATCAAGTCCCGATCATCAAGATGGAATCACCTCTTTTAAACTACATAGAAAATGACTTGAGTGAATTGCCTGAGGAACTGTTGCGAGAGGTAAAAAACAAGAGTTATATCCGTAAAAACAACCAGAGAGAACAAATCGAGTATTGCATGATTGCGACGGACGGAAAGAAATGTCTTGTTGTGGATACGATGGGATATAAAATTCCGATCCGTAAAAGCAGGATGATTCCACGGCAAGAACAATTGGTATATGAAATGGCTGAAGAATTGGATCCGAAGAAATACACATTCGATTCTACAAATGAACAAAAAAAGGAATACCATATCCTCTCCCCAGACCCTAAGGATATGAAAGGCCTGACACGTCGTGAACGACAGCTGAAGCAATTGTTATTCATGGCCCTTGACCAGATGTATACGAGCGGCAATACAGCAGAAGCCAGATATTGGTACACAGAATGGATTCCAGAAAAGTATACAGATATCCAGATGATGAGTTTTGATGAAGCATGGAGAGCTCTCTATAATGAAGTATGTCAAGGGTGGACATCAAAGCATCAGTCGATCTGTGAACGGCTGATAAAAGGACAACCTTACTTTGAGAAAATATGGGAATTAGAAAAAGGAACACATGTAAACCAACAGAGGAGCTGA
- a CDS encoding type 1 glutamine amidotransferase domain-containing protein: MSKRILMIVTNADKINDEKETGLWLEEFAVPYNLFINQGYEVTVKSPKGGQIPLDPNSIPEEEKQEFADAQDKLTQTDKLTENDLKEEYDGVFLPGGHGTMFDFPDNELMQKIIGKMADQNKVIGAVCHGPSGLVNVTYQDGTPLVKGKKVNGFTDEEEKEMQLTEEMPFLLETTLREKGGKFVQGDKWTDFSVRDGNLVTGQNPMSSESTAQKLIEALNEQ, encoded by the coding sequence ATGTCTAAAAGAATCCTCATGATTGTAACGAATGCAGATAAAATAAATGATGAAAAGGAAACCGGTTTATGGTTGGAGGAATTCGCTGTACCGTATAACCTTTTTATAAATCAAGGGTATGAAGTAACGGTCAAGAGTCCAAAAGGCGGCCAGATTCCACTTGACCCAAATAGTATTCCTGAAGAAGAGAAGCAGGAATTCGCTGATGCGCAAGACAAATTGACTCAAACGGATAAGCTAACTGAAAATGACCTGAAGGAAGAATATGATGGCGTGTTTTTACCAGGTGGACATGGTACGATGTTCGACTTTCCAGATAATGAATTGATGCAAAAAATTATCGGCAAAATGGCTGATCAAAATAAAGTGATTGGAGCTGTTTGCCACGGACCATCCGGTTTAGTCAATGTAACTTACCAGGATGGTACCCCACTGGTAAAAGGGAAAAAAGTCAATGGTTTTACCGATGAAGAAGAAAAAGAAATGCAACTGACTGAAGAGATGCCGTTTTTACTTGAGACAACACTTAGAGAAAAGGGTGGAAAGTTCGTCCAAGGGGATAAATGGACCGACTTTTCAGTTAGAGATGGAAACCTTGTAACAGGGCAAAACCCGATGTCAAGTGAAAGTACGGCTCAAAAATTGATTGAAGCACTGAATGAACAATAA
- the trpS gene encoding tryptophan--tRNA ligase: MATIFSGVKPTGIPTLGNYLGALKHFVTYQEEHDCYFCVVNQHAITVPQDKLELRDNSRNLSALYLAIGIDSDKSTLFIQSEVPAHTKMGWIMQCISYIGELERMTQFKDKSENRIGVSSGLLTYPPLMAADILLYGTDIVPVGDDQKQHLELTRDLAERFNKQYNEIFTIPEVHIPKVGARIMDLGDPTKKMSKSDENSSGFISMLDDEKTIRKKIKRATTDSDATVKYDKENKPGVANLLTIYSLCSGKSIEQLEAEYEGKGYGDFKEGVAEAVIGQLKPIQERYYQLLDSDELDDILDKGAEKAEFVANKMLAKAERAMGLERKRKKK; the protein is encoded by the coding sequence ATGGCAACAATCTTTTCTGGTGTAAAGCCGACAGGAATCCCGACACTAGGGAACTATCTCGGCGCATTGAAGCATTTTGTAACCTATCAAGAGGAGCATGATTGTTATTTTTGTGTGGTGAATCAACACGCCATCACAGTCCCTCAAGATAAACTGGAACTTAGAGATAATTCCAGGAATTTATCTGCATTATATCTAGCTATTGGAATTGATTCGGACAAATCAACTTTGTTCATCCAATCAGAGGTCCCTGCCCACACGAAAATGGGATGGATCATGCAATGTATTTCCTATATTGGGGAACTTGAGAGAATGACGCAATTCAAAGATAAATCGGAAAATCGGATTGGTGTTTCTTCCGGGCTTCTTACCTATCCTCCTTTGATGGCAGCGGATATCCTGTTGTATGGGACGGACATCGTACCCGTCGGTGACGATCAGAAGCAGCATCTTGAATTGACGAGGGATTTGGCCGAAAGATTCAATAAACAATATAATGAAATCTTCACCATACCAGAGGTGCATATCCCGAAAGTTGGCGCACGAATCATGGATCTCGGAGACCCGACGAAAAAAATGAGCAAATCTGATGAGAATTCAAGTGGTTTCATTTCAATGCTTGACGATGAAAAGACAATCCGCAAAAAAATCAAACGTGCGACAACAGATTCAGATGCCACTGTAAAATATGACAAGGAAAATAAACCTGGTGTCGCAAACCTTCTCACGATCTATTCACTTTGTTCTGGAAAATCGATTGAACAATTAGAGGCAGAGTATGAAGGTAAAGGGTATGGAGACTTTAAAGAAGGTGTTGCTGAAGCAGTAATCGGTCAACTCAAGCCTATCCAGGAGCGTTATTATCAATTACTCGATTCCGATGAGCTTGATGACATCCTTGATAAAGGTGCAGAGAAAGCTGAATTCGTTGCCAACAAAATGCTTGCAAAAGCTGAAAGGGCAATGGGTTTAGAACGTAAAAGGAAAAAGAAGTGA
- a CDS encoding DUF3899 domain-containing protein encodes MRLIRQSTYLLALLLVIGSGFMYFYYDNITVVTFINSVFLISMLYIMFGGLMFVTRGGFFDAFTLSFRKFMKKGTKMGEIMDDVENMQLPSEAFEYTLSEPLLITGLLGFLTTVLISFTI; translated from the coding sequence ATGCGATTGATTAGACAATCCACATATTTATTAGCACTTTTGCTTGTAATCGGCTCTGGTTTTATGTATTTTTACTACGACAACATTACAGTTGTAACATTCATAAACTCTGTCTTCCTGATTTCGATGCTCTACATCATGTTCGGCGGTCTTATGTTCGTTACAAGAGGCGGATTTTTCGATGCATTCACGTTGAGTTTCAGAAAGTTCATGAAGAAAGGTACGAAAATGGGTGAAATCATGGATGACGTCGAAAATATGCAATTACCATCAGAAGCGTTTGAATATACCCTTTCAGAACCATTGCTGATTACGGGATTGCTCGGATTTTTGACAACGGTATTGATTTCTTTTACCATTTGA
- a CDS encoding peptide ABC transporter substrate-binding protein, whose protein sequence is MRKSKWSLLLTLTLVLSMFLAACSGGGGNNADGEKDSKDGKDSGNKDVPQVLNILEGAEIPTMDSVMGTDAVAFQVMAETMEGLYRLGENMEPVEGMAESHELSDDEKTYTFKLRDAQWSNGTPVTADDFVYSWRKAVNPDTGSQYNFILGDVKNANAIMAGEMDPEELGVEAVDEKTLKVELEQPVPYFISLTTFATFLPQNEEYVEEQGDQYALEDENLIYNGPFTLTDWKHEEGWVLKKNPDYWDAESVKLEQINVKVVKETATGVNLYETGKVDRVGLSSEYVNKYKDHEEYKTFEEPVMFYLKMNQEREDLANVDIRKAIQMAVNKEDLVNVILNNGSLAANYFVPKGFVTHPETGEDFRELNGDLISNDVEKAQEHWEKGLEALGKEELTLEILGGDSEVAKKMDEYLKNQLETNLPGLTIKLKGVPFQQRLELDENMDYDLQNAGWGPDYADAMTFIDMWVTDGGHNKTGFSNEKYDQLVKDAKTTLTSDPAKRFEAMLEAEKLLIEEEAVLAPLYQRARAQLWKPYVKNVYQNSFGPDYSYKWAYIEK, encoded by the coding sequence ATGAGAAAGTCAAAATGGTCATTGCTTTTAACACTAACATTAGTGTTGAGCATGTTCCTTGCTGCATGTAGCGGCGGCGGCGGAAATAACGCTGACGGCGAAAAAGACAGCAAGGATGGAAAAGATAGCGGTAACAAAGATGTACCTCAAGTATTGAACATACTTGAAGGCGCAGAGATCCCGACAATGGACTCTGTAATGGGAACTGACGCTGTAGCGTTCCAAGTTATGGCAGAGACAATGGAAGGTCTTTACCGTCTTGGAGAAAACATGGAGCCTGTTGAAGGTATGGCAGAAAGCCATGAATTAAGTGACGATGAGAAGACTTACACTTTCAAACTTCGTGACGCTCAATGGTCAAACGGAACACCTGTAACTGCAGATGACTTCGTTTATTCTTGGAGAAAAGCTGTAAATCCTGACACAGGATCTCAATACAACTTCATCCTTGGAGACGTTAAAAACGCTAACGCTATCATGGCTGGCGAAATGGATCCAGAGGAGCTTGGTGTAGAAGCAGTTGACGAGAAAACGTTGAAGGTTGAACTTGAGCAACCAGTTCCTTACTTCATCAGTTTGACTACTTTCGCAACTTTCTTACCACAAAACGAAGAATATGTTGAAGAGCAAGGCGACCAATACGCATTAGAAGATGAGAACCTTATCTACAACGGACCATTCACCCTTACTGATTGGAAACATGAAGAAGGTTGGGTACTTAAGAAGAATCCTGATTATTGGGATGCTGAATCTGTAAAATTAGAGCAAATCAACGTAAAAGTTGTTAAAGAAACTGCAACTGGCGTAAACCTTTACGAAACAGGAAAAGTCGACCGTGTTGGCCTTTCTTCTGAATATGTAAACAAATATAAAGATCATGAAGAATACAAAACTTTCGAAGAGCCAGTAATGTTCTACCTTAAGATGAACCAAGAGCGTGAAGATCTTGCGAATGTAGATATCCGTAAAGCGATTCAAATGGCTGTAAACAAGGAAGACCTTGTCAATGTCATCTTGAACAACGGATCACTAGCTGCAAACTACTTCGTTCCAAAAGGATTCGTCACTCACCCAGAAACTGGTGAAGACTTCCGTGAGTTGAATGGAGACCTGATTTCTAACGATGTTGAAAAAGCACAAGAACACTGGGAAAAAGGTTTAGAAGCACTAGGGAAAGAAGAGCTTACACTAGAAATTCTTGGTGGAGACTCTGAAGTAGCGAAGAAAATGGACGAATACCTTAAGAACCAACTTGAAACGAATCTTCCTGGTTTGACAATCAAGTTGAAAGGTGTTCCATTCCAACAACGTCTAGAGCTTGATGAAAACATGGATTATGACCTGCAAAACGCTGGTTGGGGTCCTGACTATGCAGATGCAATGACATTCATCGACATGTGGGTTACTGACGGTGGACATAACAAGACTGGATTCTCTAACGAGAAGTATGACCAACTTGTTAAGGACGCTAAGACTACATTGACTTCTGATCCTGCAAAGCGTTTTGAAGCAATGTTGGAAGCTGAAAAACTCTTGATTGAAGAAGAAGCAGTACTTGCACCACTTTACCAACGTGCTCGTGCTCAGCTTTGGAAGCCATACGTGAAGAACGTTTACCAAAACTCATTTGGGCCTGACTACAGCTATAAGTGGGCTTACATCGAAAAGTAA
- the opp3b gene encoding oligopeptide ABC transporter permease encodes MKGYILKRVIYMFITLFLIASATFFLMKIMPGTPLSNAAKLTAEQEAIILEKYGLNDPVPVQYVKYMANVVTGDLGVSFQYDGRNVTDLIMSRIGPSAQLGLQSIIFGAIFGILLGIISAIRYNTIWDYGATFIAVIGKSIPSFVFAALLQYYVGVKLQWFPVAFWEGWEYSVMPTIALAVFVVAVSARFTRTEMLEVMNQDFITTARAKGVSGFAVVFKHGIRNAMIPLITILGPLAVGLMTGTLVVEQIFAVPGLGEQFVRSITTNDYPVIMGTTLFFSFFLILVILIVDILYGVIDPRIRLAGGKE; translated from the coding sequence ATGAAAGGGTATATTTTAAAACGTGTGATTTATATGTTTATCACCCTGTTCCTCATTGCGTCAGCTACATTCTTCTTGATGAAAATCATGCCGGGTACACCTTTAAGTAACGCGGCAAAGTTAACGGCTGAGCAAGAAGCGATTATACTTGAAAAATATGGACTTAATGACCCCGTCCCTGTTCAATATGTAAAATATATGGCTAATGTAGTAACCGGTGATTTAGGTGTTTCATTCCAATATGATGGACGGAATGTTACAGATTTAATTATGAGTAGAATTGGTCCATCTGCACAACTTGGACTTCAATCGATCATTTTTGGGGCAATATTTGGTATCTTACTTGGTATCATATCAGCAATCCGCTATAACACGATTTGGGATTATGGTGCAACATTCATCGCAGTTATCGGTAAATCGATTCCTAGCTTCGTGTTCGCAGCTTTGCTTCAATACTATGTTGGCGTTAAGTTACAATGGTTCCCTGTCGCCTTCTGGGAAGGTTGGGAATACTCAGTAATGCCAACGATTGCATTGGCTGTGTTCGTAGTAGCCGTTTCTGCACGATTTACCCGGACTGAGATGCTTGAGGTCATGAATCAGGACTTTATCACGACTGCAAGAGCAAAGGGTGTAAGTGGTTTTGCTGTTGTATTCAAGCATGGTATTCGAAATGCGATGATTCCATTGATCACTATTTTAGGACCACTTGCAGTTGGATTGATGACTGGTACGTTGGTCGTTGAGCAGATATTCGCAGTACCAGGACTTGGGGAACAATTTGTCCGTTCGATTACGACAAACGATTATCCAGTTATAATGGGGACAACTTTGTTTTTCTCATTCTTCTTGATTTTGGTGATTCTGATCGTCGATATCCTTTATGGAGTCATTGATCCTAGAATCCGTTTGGCAGGAGGGAAAGAGTAA
- the opp3C gene encoding oligopeptide ABC transporter permease, with amino-acid sequence MSKRENYVNDELFQPAHLSNEKSEKIAGPSLSFWQDAWMRLRKNKSAIAGCIVLLALTILAIFGPMMNDFGFDDQKLTRANLPAKVPGLENLGIMDGKDDMGNDMYEMKGIEEGTYFWFGTDGLGRDLWTRVWQGTRISLYIALLAAAIDMVIGVIYGGISAYYGGRVDNVLQRIVEVLVGIPNLVVVILMILVLDPGIISITVALTITGWIGMSRIVRGQMLKLKGQEFVLASRTLGSSDNKIISKHLIPNVMGVIIINTMFTIPSAIFFEAFLSFIGLGLQPPLASLGTLIEEGYRNMQIFPHMMIYPSIIISLVMIAFNVVADGLRDALDPKMRD; translated from the coding sequence ATGAGTAAACGTGAAAATTATGTAAATGATGAACTTTTCCAGCCTGCACATCTTAGCAATGAAAAGAGTGAGAAGATTGCTGGTCCAAGTCTAAGCTTCTGGCAAGATGCTTGGATGCGGTTAAGAAAAAATAAATCAGCCATCGCTGGTTGCATCGTTTTACTCGCTCTGACGATCCTTGCAATATTCGGTCCTATGATGAACGATTTTGGATTTGATGATCAGAAACTGACCCGTGCGAATCTTCCAGCTAAAGTCCCTGGACTTGAAAACCTTGGAATCATGGACGGAAAAGATGACATGGGTAATGATATGTATGAAATGAAGGGCATAGAAGAAGGAACGTATTTCTGGTTTGGTACAGATGGACTTGGACGTGACCTTTGGACTCGTGTATGGCAAGGTACTCGTATCTCTTTATATATCGCTTTATTAGCGGCTGCAATCGATATGGTGATCGGGGTTATCTATGGCGGTATTTCAGCTTATTATGGCGGCCGTGTCGATAACGTCCTTCAACGTATCGTAGAGGTACTGGTTGGAATTCCGAACCTGGTCGTCGTTATCTTGATGATACTCGTCTTAGACCCAGGAATTATATCGATAACCGTTGCCCTGACAATAACCGGTTGGATTGGAATGTCGAGGATTGTCCGTGGCCAAATGTTGAAACTAAAGGGCCAAGAATTCGTTTTAGCTTCTAGAACGCTGGGATCATCCGATAATAAGATCATTTCCAAGCACTTGATCCCGAACGTAATGGGTGTCATCATCATCAATACGATGTTTACGATTCCATCTGCAATCTTCTTCGAAGCATTCTTAAGTTTTATCGGTCTTGGATTACAACCGCCACTAGCATCATTAGGAACATTGATTGAAGAAGGATATCGTAATATGCAGATCTTCCCTCATATGATGATCTATCCCTCGATCATCATCAGTTTGGTCATGATCGCATTCAACGTGGTGGCTGATGGATTACGAGATGCGCTTGATCCGAAGATGAGAGATTAA
- a CDS encoding ABC transporter ATP-binding protein codes for MEHILEIKNLHVSFDTFAGEVQAVRGVDIKLQKGETLAIVGESGSGKSVTSKSIMRLIPNPPGRIKEGQILFQGKDLAQYSERQMQKIRGSEISMIFQDPMTSLNPTMTVGKQIMEGLRIHQKMSKAQATDRAFELLKLVGIPNAEARLKQYPHQFSGGMRQRVVIAIALACNPKILIADEPTTALDVTIQAQILDLMKDLQDKTGTAIILITHDLGVVANAAQRVAVMYGGQIVETGTVDEIFYKPKHPYTWGLLASMPKLGTAGSDLIAIPGSPPDLSDPPKGCPFAARCPHAMKVCVDHMPDATEVSGTHKAACWLLDERAPKVEKPVEASVGGAR; via the coding sequence ATGGAACACATTTTAGAAATCAAGAATTTACATGTATCATTTGACACTTTTGCCGGTGAAGTACAAGCCGTCCGTGGTGTCGATATCAAATTGCAAAAAGGTGAAACCCTGGCGATCGTTGGTGAATCAGGATCAGGTAAATCCGTAACGTCTAAAAGTATTATGCGATTGATCCCTAACCCGCCTGGTAGAATTAAAGAAGGACAAATTCTCTTCCAGGGGAAAGATCTAGCACAATACTCCGAACGACAAATGCAAAAAATCAGGGGATCAGAAATATCAATGATATTCCAGGATCCAATGACGTCATTAAATCCAACGATGACAGTGGGTAAACAAATCATGGAAGGGCTTCGGATCCATCAGAAGATGTCCAAGGCTCAAGCTACAGATCGTGCTTTTGAATTATTGAAATTAGTCGGTATTCCGAATGCAGAAGCACGATTGAAACAATACCCGCACCAATTCTCGGGCGGTATGAGGCAACGTGTGGTTATCGCCATTGCGCTCGCGTGTAATCCTAAGATTTTGATTGCGGATGAGCCGACAACTGCACTCGATGTAACGATTCAAGCACAAATCCTTGATTTAATGAAAGATTTACAAGATAAGACTGGTACAGCAATCATCCTGATCACACATGACCTGGGTGTCGTAGCGAATGCTGCTCAACGTGTTGCCGTCATGTATGGAGGACAGATTGTTGAAACCGGAACTGTTGACGAAATTTTCTATAAACCGAAGCATCCTTATACTTGGGGATTGTTAGCTTCAATGCCGAAGCTTGGTACTGCTGGAAGTGATCTAATCGCAATTCCAGGTTCACCTCCTGACTTGAGTGATCCTCCAAAAGGATGTCCATTTGCTGCACGTTGTCCGCATGCGATGAAGGTTTGTGTAGATCATATGCCTGATGCTACAGAAGTTTCTGGTACGCATAAAGCAGCCTGCTGGTTATTGGATGAAAGAGCACCTAAAGTTGAAAAGCCGGTTGAGGCATCAGTTGGGGGTGCAAGATAA